One Fibrobacterota bacterium genomic window carries:
- the mazG gene encoding nucleoside triphosphate pyrophosphohydrolase, with product MPSYTLSDLLAIMARLRAPDGCPWDRKQTHASLLNYLIEESYEFIDAVEAGDKANMSEELGDVLLQVVFHAQLAQEAGDFDFAAVVQGIADKLVRRHPHVFGEMKLADAEAVEVKWAELKRAEKQTGEAAAADAKPEGGLGEVPKHLPALLKAEKLQKRAAVHGFDWPDWKGPAAKIREELIELEAEANALDRDPDRIEDEFGDLLFAAVNLGRFFKLDPERALARANRKFISRYGKMEAMAKGEGKDFGSLPLDEKEAYWVRTKEEERKGTG from the coding sequence TGTCCTTGGGACCGCAAGCAGACGCACGCCTCCTTGCTCAATTACCTGATCGAAGAGAGCTACGAGTTCATCGATGCCGTGGAGGCCGGGGACAAGGCCAATATGAGCGAGGAACTGGGGGACGTGCTTTTGCAAGTGGTCTTCCACGCGCAGTTGGCCCAGGAGGCGGGGGATTTCGATTTCGCCGCGGTGGTGCAGGGCATCGCGGACAAATTGGTGCGGCGCCATCCGCACGTGTTCGGCGAAATGAAGTTGGCCGATGCCGAAGCGGTGGAAGTGAAATGGGCGGAGCTGAAGCGCGCGGAAAAGCAAACGGGAGAGGCCGCCGCCGCCGATGCGAAGCCCGAAGGCGGACTGGGCGAAGTCCCGAAGCATCTGCCCGCCTTGCTCAAAGCGGAGAAGCTGCAAAAGCGCGCCGCCGTCCACGGTTTCGATTGGCCCGATTGGAAAGGTCCTGCCGCCAAGATCCGCGAAGAGCTGATCGAGCTCGAGGCCGAAGCCAATGCGCTTGATCGTGATCCGGATCGCATTGAAGACGAGTTCGGCGATCTCCTGTTCGCAGCCGTGAACCTGGGCCGGTTTTTCAAACTCGATCCGGAGCGGGCCTTGGCCCGGGCGAACCGAAAATTCATTTCCCGGTACGGGAAAATGGAGGCGATGGCCAAGGGTGAAGGGAAAGATTTCGGGTCTTTGCCCCTGGATGAAAAAGAAGCCTATTGGGTACGGACGAAGGAGGAGGAAAGAAAGGGTACAGGGTGA
- a CDS encoding ribosome maturation factor RimP, whose product MDLTQDISHRAAKVAESHGLELVDVEIFRAGKRRVLRIYIGKREGVTVSDCAHVSRELGTLLDADNVMQDENYVLEVSSPGLDRPFKSLQDYRRNVGRFVRATLREPIAGLGNKKLVVGKLEDVGEDSIILDTDGTARTIPLGLIVQAKVDVRLG is encoded by the coding sequence TTGGATTTGACGCAGGACATCTCGCACAGGGCGGCCAAGGTCGCCGAGTCGCATGGGTTGGAGCTCGTGGACGTGGAAATTTTCCGCGCCGGCAAGCGCCGCGTTCTGCGCATCTATATCGGCAAGCGGGAGGGCGTGACGGTTAGCGATTGCGCCCACGTGAGCCGCGAGCTGGGGACGCTGCTGGACGCCGACAACGTGATGCAGGACGAGAACTACGTGCTGGAGGTTTCCTCCCCCGGCCTCGACCGGCCCTTCAAGAGCTTGCAGGATTACCGCCGGAATGTGGGCCGCTTCGTGCGGGCCACCTTGCGGGAGCCCATCGCGGGCCTGGGGAATAAAAAGCTGGTGGTCGGGAAGCTGGAAGACGTGGGCGAGGACAGCATCATCTTGGACACGGACGGGACGGCCCGTACCATTCCCCTCGGACTGATCGTACAGGCTAAGGTGGATGTCAGGCTGGGCTGA
- the nusA gene encoding transcription termination factor NusA: MAAEIFENLNLIAKSKNLGPEVVVTTLQQSLINAAKKYLNLAKNIEAEIDKDTGDIHVYLRVNVVDDYPDVDPALTPEEVAAFDERYMLVAEAREYNEDAAAGDYLEMEIPIENFGRAAIQSAKQILLQKVRDAERDKIFEDYQHRIGTLVSGTVQQVDRGNILVNLGKTEGIIPLKEQIRKERYRQGDTIRAYIANVSTNTKGPQILLSRTHPEFLAELFKLEVPEIYDGIVQIKNVARDPGFRAKIAVTTKDDRIDPVGACVGMKGNRVQAIVRELSNERIDIIHWADDMNAYIRRALSPANIKQISDIGDGRAVVIVGDEDLSQAIGRGGQNVRLASKLIGKELDIYGQTEFGNMPPEDKEALFKPREGVKIPGTGETAAPVTAAVPSKFSELESLFSKKKPEGESEAL; this comes from the coding sequence ATGGCAGCGGAAATCTTCGAAAACTTGAACCTCATAGCCAAGTCCAAGAACCTGGGACCCGAGGTCGTGGTTACGACTTTGCAGCAAAGCCTTATCAACGCCGCCAAGAAGTACCTCAATCTGGCCAAGAATATCGAAGCCGAAATCGACAAGGACACCGGCGATATCCACGTCTATCTGCGCGTGAACGTGGTGGACGATTATCCCGACGTGGATCCCGCGCTCACCCCCGAAGAGGTGGCCGCTTTCGATGAGCGGTACATGCTGGTGGCCGAGGCCCGGGAATACAACGAGGACGCCGCCGCCGGCGATTATCTCGAAATGGAAATCCCCATCGAGAATTTCGGCCGCGCCGCCATCCAGTCGGCGAAGCAAATCCTGCTGCAGAAGGTGCGGGACGCCGAGCGCGACAAGATTTTCGAAGACTACCAGCATCGCATCGGCACCCTGGTTTCGGGCACGGTGCAGCAGGTGGATCGCGGCAACATCCTGGTGAACCTGGGGAAGACCGAAGGCATCATCCCGCTCAAGGAGCAGATCCGCAAGGAGCGCTATCGCCAGGGCGATACCATCCGCGCCTACATCGCCAACGTTTCGACCAACACCAAGGGCCCGCAGATCCTGCTCTCGCGCACCCATCCCGAATTCCTGGCCGAGCTGTTCAAGCTCGAAGTGCCGGAAATCTACGACGGCATCGTCCAGATCAAGAACGTGGCCCGCGACCCGGGCTTCCGCGCCAAGATCGCCGTGACCACCAAGGACGATCGCATCGACCCCGTGGGCGCCTGCGTGGGCATGAAGGGTAACCGCGTGCAAGCCATCGTGCGGGAGCTTTCCAACGAGCGCATCGACATCATCCATTGGGCGGACGATATGAACGCCTATATCCGCCGCGCGCTCTCGCCTGCCAACATCAAGCAGATCTCCGACATCGGGGACGGGCGCGCCGTGGTGATCGTGGGGGACGAGGATTTGTCCCAGGCCATCGGCCGCGGCGGGCAGAACGTCCGCTTGGCCTCCAAGCTCATCGGCAAGGAACTGGACATCTACGGGCAGACCGAATTCGGGAACATGCCGCCCGAGGATAAGGAAGCCCTCTTCAAGCCTCGCGAAGGCGTGAAGATCCCGGGCACCGGCGAGACGGCCGCACCGGTAACCGCGGCCGTGCCCAGCAAGTTCTCGGAATTGGAATCGCTGTTCAGCAAGAAGAAGCCGGAAGGGGAATCCGAGGCGCTGTGA
- the infB gene encoding translation initiation factor IF-2 — MTDATKKRVSSLAKSYEISSDLLVKLLKDVGVDVKSSAAMIDQPSFLKVKPLILAEKDRLEKDALVKAGKKIPMKAVLKKTPPAPPPPPPTPKVVAAPVAPAAAMPTPPVMEARAMAPEAPARVESHAVERPMPKIEPEIRHEAPHIPEARPAPIETPAAAQAQTARPVPAAEPVQAPTAPAARVEAPAAPQAAAATPAAPAVSAPVAAPTVQAPVAQAGAAPSVPGALAPAASTPAGQPGFARAVNSPADAEAKARSLHHELKVSVEKPDANLMARIAKAKAESQARQRARDERHQGYSGNLNRQAGGYPTGGGGGGYQGGYNRGPGGPGGPGGPGGPGGYNRGPGGPGGPGGGGGYQGGYNRGPGGPGGPGGPGGPGGYNRGPGGPGGPGGGGGYQGGYNRGPGGPGGGGGYQGGYNRGPGGPGGPGGYNRGPGGPGGPGGPGAPGGFGQPRDVFAQRAQDAGIIALSGLVGKDGRRGLDRDKDKEKDKHGDRPGPAFAPQSRSRGGHKRKTKEQIEAELLEARNNVTKVMASLSKTGKPKSKKGREDEQEAGVEKRILNVGEFVTIGELAGLMNLMPAQVIAKCMEMGMMVTINQRLDHETIALIADEFGYEAHLMDEYATDTLLEDQIADTAENLITRAPIITVMGHVDHGKTSILDWIRKENVIAGEAGGITQHIGAYQVETSHGPVCFLDTPGHEAFSAMRARGADITDVVLLVVAADSMVMPQTKEAITLAKNANCQIVVAINKIDLPTANSAKIKAQLAEAGVAVEEYGGGYACVEVSARNGTGMDKLLETLALEAEVLELKANPNRPAVGVVIESRLDKGKGAVATILVENGTLNVGDVFVTGTFAGKVRALLDERGKPKDFAGPSTPVQVLGLSGAPQAGDSFVVVGDEREAREIATRRRVAAKEREMRQKRHITLDQLYDQIKSGEFHELKVIIKADMDGSMEAIASALEKLSTKEVRVNVISKGVGAVKDADIQLAAASEALIIAFHVLPSEAVRNLAEQEGVTINNYRIIYEVVDEIKLAMEGMLTPEVKEEVAGEAEILKIFRIPKVGTIAGCKVQSGSVERDLKARVYRNGIEVGEAKVTSLKREKDDARTVKAGFECGIGLEGVKDLQEGDIVAFFKKVEIARKLTPANA; from the coding sequence ATGACCGATGCCACCAAGAAAAGAGTCTCTTCGCTCGCGAAGTCCTACGAGATCTCCAGCGACCTGCTGGTGAAACTCCTGAAGGACGTGGGCGTGGACGTGAAATCCTCCGCCGCGATGATCGATCAGCCCAGCTTCCTCAAGGTGAAGCCCCTGATCCTCGCCGAGAAGGATCGCCTGGAGAAGGACGCGCTGGTCAAGGCCGGGAAGAAGATCCCGATGAAGGCCGTGCTCAAGAAGACGCCTCCGGCGCCGCCTCCCCCGCCGCCGACCCCTAAGGTCGTGGCCGCCCCCGTGGCTCCGGCAGCGGCCATGCCGACCCCTCCCGTGATGGAGGCCAGAGCGATGGCGCCCGAAGCGCCAGCGCGCGTCGAATCGCATGCGGTCGAACGGCCCATGCCCAAGATCGAACCCGAGATCCGGCATGAAGCGCCGCACATCCCGGAAGCCCGCCCGGCCCCTATCGAGACTCCCGCTGCCGCCCAGGCCCAAACCGCGCGTCCCGTTCCTGCGGCCGAACCGGTTCAAGCTCCCACGGCCCCGGCCGCTCGCGTCGAAGCCCCTGCCGCGCCTCAGGCCGCAGCCGCTACTCCGGCAGCGCCCGCCGTTTCGGCTCCCGTGGCCGCGCCCACCGTCCAAGCTCCCGTGGCCCAGGCCGGTGCCGCACCTTCGGTTCCCGGCGCTTTAGCGCCTGCCGCTTCAACGCCCGCCGGCCAGCCCGGCTTCGCCCGGGCCGTCAATTCGCCTGCCGACGCGGAAGCCAAGGCGCGCAGCCTGCATCATGAACTGAAGGTCTCGGTCGAAAAACCGGACGCCAACCTCATGGCCCGCATCGCCAAGGCCAAGGCCGAAAGCCAGGCGCGCCAACGCGCCCGCGACGAGCGCCATCAAGGTTACTCCGGCAACCTCAACCGCCAGGCGGGCGGCTATCCGACCGGCGGCGGCGGCGGGGGATACCAAGGCGGTTACAATCGCGGACCCGGTGGTCCTGGCGGCCCCGGCGGTCCCGGTGGCCCTGGCGGATACAATCGTGGTCCTGGCGGCCCCGGCGGACCCGGTGGCGGCGGAGGCTATCAAGGCGGATACAACCGTGGTCCCGGAGGCCCGGGTGGGCCTGGCGGTCCCGGTGGCCCTGGCGGATACAATCGCGGTCCTGGCGGCCCCGGCGGGCCCGGTGGCGGCGGAGGCTATCAAGGCGGGTACAACCGTGGACCCGGCGGACCCGGCGGTGGCGGAGGCTATCAAGGCGGATACAACCGCGGCCCCGGTGGGCCTGGTGGCCCCGGCGGATACAATCGCGGACCCGGAGGCCCTGGCGGTCCCGGCGGCCCTGGAGCCCCCGGCGGATTCGGCCAGCCCCGCGACGTTTTCGCGCAGCGCGCCCAGGACGCCGGCATCATCGCCTTGTCCGGTCTCGTCGGCAAGGACGGCCGTCGCGGATTGGATCGCGACAAGGACAAGGAAAAGGACAAGCACGGGGATCGCCCCGGACCGGCCTTCGCGCCCCAGAGCCGCTCGCGCGGCGGGCATAAGCGCAAGACCAAGGAGCAAATCGAAGCCGAACTTTTGGAAGCGCGCAACAACGTCACCAAGGTTATGGCGTCGCTCTCCAAGACCGGCAAGCCCAAGTCCAAGAAGGGCCGCGAAGACGAGCAGGAAGCCGGCGTGGAGAAGCGCATCCTGAACGTGGGCGAGTTCGTCACCATCGGCGAGTTGGCCGGGTTGATGAACCTGATGCCCGCGCAGGTGATCGCCAAGTGCATGGAAATGGGCATGATGGTGACCATCAACCAGCGCTTGGATCACGAGACCATCGCCCTCATCGCCGACGAATTCGGCTACGAGGCGCACTTGATGGACGAGTACGCGACCGATACCCTGTTGGAAGATCAAATCGCGGATACGGCCGAGAACCTGATCACGCGCGCGCCTATCATCACGGTGATGGGCCACGTCGATCATGGTAAGACCTCCATCCTGGATTGGATCCGCAAGGAGAACGTGATCGCGGGCGAAGCCGGCGGCATCACCCAGCATATCGGCGCCTACCAGGTGGAAACCAGCCACGGCCCGGTCTGCTTCCTGGATACCCCCGGTCACGAGGCCTTCTCGGCCATGCGCGCCCGCGGCGCCGACATCACCGACGTGGTGCTGCTGGTGGTCGCCGCCGACAGCATGGTCATGCCGCAGACCAAGGAAGCCATCACCCTGGCGAAGAACGCCAATTGCCAGATCGTGGTGGCCATCAACAAGATCGACTTGCCCACGGCCAACTCGGCCAAGATCAAGGCCCAGCTGGCGGAAGCGGGCGTGGCTGTCGAAGAATACGGCGGAGGCTATGCCTGCGTCGAAGTCTCGGCCCGTAACGGCACCGGCATGGACAAGCTCCTCGAGACCTTGGCCCTCGAAGCCGAAGTGCTCGAACTCAAGGCGAATCCGAACCGCCCGGCGGTGGGCGTCGTGATCGAATCGCGCTTGGACAAGGGCAAGGGCGCCGTCGCCACCATCCTGGTGGAGAACGGTACCTTGAACGTCGGCGACGTATTCGTGACCGGCACCTTCGCGGGCAAGGTCCGCGCCTTGCTCGACGAACGCGGCAAGCCGAAGGATTTCGCGGGCCCCTCCACTCCGGTGCAGGTGCTCGGCCTTTCGGGCGCGCCCCAGGCCGGCGACTCCTTCGTGGTGGTCGGGGACGAGCGCGAAGCTCGCGAGATCGCGACCCGTCGCCGCGTGGCGGCCAAGGAACGCGAGATGCGGCAGAAGCGCCACATCACCTTGGATCAACTCTACGACCAAATCAAGTCGGGCGAGTTCCACGAACTCAAGGTCATCATCAAGGCGGATATGGACGGTTCCATGGAGGCCATCGCTTCCGCCTTGGAGAAGCTGTCCACCAAGGAAGTGCGCGTGAACGTGATCAGCAAGGGCGTCGGCGCCGTCAAGGATGCCGATATCCAGCTGGCCGCGGCCTCCGAGGCGCTCATCATCGCCTTCCACGTGCTGCCCTCCGAGGCGGTGCGCAATCTCGCCGAACAAGAAGGCGTCACGATCAACAACTACCGCATCATCTACGAAGTGGTGGACGAGATCAAGCTGGCCATGGAAGGCATGCTGACGCCGGAAGTGAAGGAAGAGGTCGCGGGCGAAGCGGAGATCCTCAAGATCTTCCGCATCCCCAAGGTCGGCACCATCGCCGGTTGCAAGGTCCAGAGCGGAAGCGTCGAGCGCGATCTCAAGGCCCGCGTGTACCGCAACGGCATCGAAGTCGGCGAAGCGAAGGTCACCTCGCTCAAGCGCGAGAAGGACGACGCCCGCACGGTCAAGGCCGGCTTCGAATGCGGCATCGGCCTGGAAGGCGTGAAGGACTTGCAGGAAGGCGATATCGTCGCATTCTTCAAGAAGGTGGAAATCGCCCGCAAGCTCACGCCGGCCAACGCGTAG
- the rbfA gene encoding 30S ribosome-binding factor RbfA, which yields MSRRTDRISHLIQREIGEVILKELTDVRIGFVTVSRVEVTTDLAWAKVHVSIMGTDKQKRDSMAGLGHSASYLRTHLSKVLKMRTVPRLQFVEDKNLDHGFRINEILNQIKKNPAPPAEDDA from the coding sequence ATGTCCAGAAGAACTGACCGCATCTCCCATCTGATCCAGCGAGAGATCGGCGAGGTCATCCTCAAGGAGTTGACCGACGTCCGCATCGGCTTCGTGACGGTATCCCGCGTGGAGGTGACCACGGATCTGGCCTGGGCCAAGGTCCACGTTTCCATCATGGGTACCGATAAGCAAAAGCGCGATTCCATGGCGGGCCTGGGGCATAGCGCTTCCTACCTGCGCACCCACTTGTCCAAGGTGCTTAAGATGCGCACCGTGCCGCGCCTCCAGTTCGTGGAGGATAAGAACCTGGACCACGGTTTCCGCATCAACGAGATCCTCAACCAGATCAAGAAGAATCCCGCCCCGCCGGCCGAAGACGATGCCTGA
- the truB gene encoding tRNA pseudouridine(55) synthase TruB, which produces MPESIPAAPSAADPGRNVRVTPYSGPGGPYTGSGGFLLLDKPVGVSSFQALRPVKRTFPKAKVGHAGTLDPAASGLLIAGVASGTRLLEYLEGMPKTYAFTALFGFVSDTCDLEGRVEAYAGTRLAAALTAEEVERAMAAFRGRIRQVPPAYSAIKIGGERAYALARAGEVVELEAREVEIFGLELKSFRPGSAESPETAPQADLVMTCSKGTYVRSLVVDLGRALDLGAVTGALRRLAIGPFRAEDAVTPESLTPASSLLPLETAVLALPHVIIPDPEVARFLNGQSVRAMIPAADPGRPSAGADLNPPIATSLPDSAEPAAREVRAHAADGTLLAIAALSPDGLCGPRKVLHKPLQEGGA; this is translated from the coding sequence ATGCCTGAATCGATTCCCGCGGCCCCTTCCGCGGCGGACCCGGGCCGTAACGTACGCGTTACACCCTATTCGGGGCCGGGCGGTCCCTATACGGGATCGGGCGGATTCCTGTTGCTCGACAAGCCCGTCGGGGTCTCTTCCTTCCAGGCCCTCCGCCCCGTCAAACGGACTTTCCCCAAAGCCAAGGTCGGCCATGCCGGCACCCTCGATCCGGCCGCCTCCGGCCTTTTGATCGCCGGAGTGGCATCGGGCACGCGCCTTTTGGAATACCTGGAAGGCATGCCGAAAACCTACGCCTTCACCGCCCTGTTCGGCTTCGTTTCGGATACTTGCGATCTCGAAGGCCGCGTAGAAGCCTATGCCGGGACGCGCCTCGCCGCTGCGCTGACCGCGGAGGAAGTCGAGCGCGCCATGGCCGCTTTCCGCGGGCGCATCCGCCAGGTACCTCCGGCGTATTCGGCGATCAAGATCGGGGGCGAGCGGGCATACGCCTTGGCGCGCGCCGGCGAAGTCGTGGAGCTGGAAGCGCGCGAAGTGGAGATTTTCGGACTAGAGCTGAAATCCTTCCGGCCCGGCAGCGCCGAATCCCCGGAGACGGCCCCCCAGGCGGACTTGGTCATGACCTGCTCCAAGGGAACCTATGTGCGTTCTCTCGTGGTGGACTTGGGCCGCGCGCTGGATCTCGGGGCGGTAACCGGGGCGTTACGGCGCCTCGCCATCGGGCCTTTCCGGGCGGAAGATGCCGTCACTCCGGAATCCCTCACTCCCGCCTCTTCCCTGCTGCCTTTGGAAACCGCCGTGCTCGCATTGCCCCATGTGATTATCCCCGACCCAGAAGTGGCTCGGTTTCTCAACGGGCAATCCGTACGCGCGATGATTCCCGCGGCCGACCCCGGCCGGCCGAGTGCCGGCGCGGACTTGAACCCGCCCATCGCGACCTCCCTTCCGGACAGCGCCGAACCGGCCGCCCGGGAAGTCCGCGCCCATGCCGCCGACGGGACGCTCCTGGCAATCGCCGCCCTCTCTCCCGACGGACTCTGCGGGCCGCGCAAGGTGCTCCACAAGCCCCTTCAAGAGGGAGGGGCATGA
- the ribF gene encoding riboflavin biosynthesis protein RibF — protein MNPVAWRSVHREGPSVVALGNFDGVHLGHRRLLQSLVAEGAASGLKPVLVTFEPHPRFFFKPQVAPALLTTPREKMALLSEWPIEILPLAFDADLAGLEAADFIDLFLKQRLQGKRFLLGHDHRFGKGAKGDATLVQRHVSDPARDVLILEPFRLDGETVSSSAIRAHLEAGRIEQANRLLGRCFSYSGKVVKGEERGRLLGFPTANLDIGYPWKVMVAFGVYGGRAFAEGKQYAAIANIGRHPTFGGDAVHIEVHVLDFTGNLYDADFRFDLEFSVRPEKRFPSVDALKAQIGEDIALVRARMGANPQNRP, from the coding sequence ATGAACCCGGTCGCATGGCGCAGCGTGCATCGCGAGGGACCGAGCGTGGTCGCGCTCGGGAACTTCGACGGGGTCCATCTGGGCCATCGCCGCTTGCTCCAATCCCTGGTCGCCGAAGGCGCGGCCTCGGGCCTCAAGCCCGTGTTGGTCACGTTCGAACCCCATCCCCGCTTTTTCTTCAAGCCGCAGGTGGCCCCCGCCCTGCTCACCACGCCCAGGGAAAAGATGGCCTTGCTTTCGGAATGGCCCATCGAGATCCTTCCCTTGGCCTTCGACGCCGATCTGGCCGGCCTGGAAGCGGCTGATTTCATCGACCTCTTCCTGAAGCAACGCCTGCAAGGCAAACGCTTCCTGTTGGGCCACGATCACCGTTTCGGCAAGGGGGCCAAAGGCGACGCGACCCTGGTGCAACGCCACGTTTCCGATCCCGCGCGCGACGTGCTCATCCTCGAGCCTTTCCGCCTCGACGGCGAGACCGTCTCAAGCTCGGCCATCCGCGCCCATCTCGAGGCGGGACGCATCGAGCAGGCCAACCGATTATTGGGGCGATGCTTCAGCTACTCGGGAAAGGTCGTGAAGGGCGAGGAGCGGGGCCGGCTGCTGGGATTCCCCACCGCCAACCTCGATATCGGCTACCCTTGGAAGGTGATGGTCGCCTTCGGCGTTTACGGGGGACGGGCCTTCGCGGAGGGCAAGCAATATGCCGCCATCGCCAATATCGGGCGGCACCCCACCTTCGGCGGCGACGCGGTGCATATCGAAGTGCATGTCCTCGACTTCACCGGAAACCTTTACGACGCGGATTTCCGCTTTGACCTGGAGTTCTCCGTCCGGCCCGAAAAGCGATTCCCTTCGGTCGATGCGCTGAAGGCCCAAATCGGCGAGGATATCGCTCTGGTACGCGCCCGGATGGGAGCGAATCCACAAAATCGGCCCTAA
- the rpsO gene encoding 30S ribosomal protein S15: MTKEIAAKTISDFGKNPKDSGNPKVQVALLTHRIAEITEHLKIHKKDKHSRRGLTTMVAYRRRLLNYMMKTDLNGYRGLIKQLDLRR, from the coding sequence ATGACCAAGGAAATCGCGGCCAAAACCATCAGCGACTTCGGCAAGAACCCCAAGGACTCGGGCAACCCGAAGGTCCAGGTGGCTTTGCTGACCCATCGTATCGCCGAGATTACCGAGCATTTGAAGATCCATAAGAAGGACAAGCATTCCCGCCGTGGCCTCACCACCATGGTCGCCTATCGCCGCCGCCTGCTCAATTACATGATGAAGACGGACCTGAATGGCTATCGCGGGCTGATCAAGCAACTCGACTTGCGCCGCTAA
- a CDS encoding polyribonucleotide nucleotidyltransferase — protein MAKQTVSITLPDGKIITLESGRMAKQAGGAVIARLGDTMVLCTVCGGPEALGDFFPLTVEYREKYYAAGKIPGGYIKREAKPSDKEVLTCRIIDRPLRPMFPEGYKKEVQIVCTVLSADDKFDADTLAVIGASAAIGLSTLPFEDQVAAVKVIGKDGKFIIDPTYEEIESADVELIVAGTATSICMVEGSGWEIGEDVMVNAILAGHEAIKSIVKGQQELISRFEVTKDVFTPKAIDKDLFAKVEAIAKPLLVKAFHTPMLKKAHYATMSQIKKDVVAALGESLADRAGEIKEYVETVQWTEMREMVLAEKVRIDGRGPADIRNIEIETSVLPRTHGSGLFQRGETQALVVCTLGTKNDEQRVDSLQGETFKNYMLHYNFPGYSVGEAKRMNSVGRREVGHGFLAERALAPVLPTSESFPYTIRLVSDIMESHGSSSMASVCGGTLALMDAGVKIKSPVAGIAMGLVSDGSRFETLSDINGTEDHLGDMDFKVCGTEKGITSFQMDIKLRGLTPAIMQQALSQAKAGRLHILGKMKEALPAARELSKFAPAILQKKIPADKIKDLIGPGGKVIRGIQESAGATLNVDDQGNLTISAAHRGNAIMALKMVNELFAEAEVGKVYRGKVKGIATFGAFVEILPGKEGLVHISELAPTKVDRVEDVLSMGDEVEVKCIGVDPQGKIKLSRKQLLLQA, from the coding sequence ATGGCAAAGCAAACCGTCAGCATCACGCTTCCCGACGGGAAAATCATCACGCTCGAATCCGGACGCATGGCCAAGCAGGCCGGCGGCGCCGTCATCGCCCGCTTGGGCGACACCATGGTGCTCTGCACCGTTTGCGGCGGTCCCGAAGCCCTCGGCGATTTCTTCCCCCTGACCGTGGAATACCGCGAGAAATATTACGCCGCCGGCAAGATCCCGGGCGGTTACATCAAGCGCGAAGCCAAGCCCAGCGATAAGGAAGTACTCACCTGCCGCATCATCGATCGGCCGCTGCGCCCCATGTTCCCGGAAGGCTATAAGAAGGAAGTCCAGATCGTCTGCACCGTCCTCTCCGCCGACGACAAGTTCGACGCCGACACCCTCGCCGTGATCGGCGCTTCCGCCGCCATCGGCCTCTCCACCCTGCCCTTCGAGGACCAGGTCGCCGCCGTCAAGGTCATCGGTAAGGACGGCAAATTCATCATCGACCCCACCTACGAGGAAATCGAATCCGCCGACGTGGAACTCATCGTCGCCGGCACGGCCACCTCCATCTGCATGGTGGAAGGTTCGGGCTGGGAAATCGGCGAAGACGTGATGGTCAACGCCATCCTCGCCGGCCACGAAGCCATCAAGAGCATCGTCAAGGGACAGCAGGAACTGATTTCCCGCTTCGAAGTGACCAAGGACGTGTTCACGCCCAAGGCCATCGACAAGGATCTCTTCGCCAAGGTCGAGGCCATCGCGAAGCCCCTCCTGGTCAAGGCCTTCCACACCCCCATGCTCAAGAAGGCGCACTACGCCACCATGAGCCAGATCAAGAAGGACGTGGTCGCCGCCCTGGGCGAGTCCCTGGCCGACCGCGCCGGCGAGATCAAGGAATACGTCGAAACCGTCCAGTGGACGGAAATGCGCGAGATGGTTCTGGCCGAGAAGGTCCGCATCGACGGCCGCGGCCCCGCCGACATCCGCAATATCGAGATCGAGACTTCGGTCTTGCCCCGCACCCATGGTTCGGGCCTGTTCCAGCGCGGCGAGACCCAGGCCCTGGTGGTCTGCACCCTCGGCACCAAGAACGACGAACAGCGCGTGGATTCGCTGCAAGGCGAGACCTTCAAGAACTACATGCTGCATTACAACTTCCCCGGCTACTCGGTCGGCGAAGCCAAGCGCATGAACTCGGTGGGCCGCCGCGAAGTGGGCCACGGCTTCCTGGCCGAGCGCGCGCTCGCCCCGGTCCTGCCGACCTCCGAATCCTTCCCCTACACCATCCGCCTCGTTTCCGACATCATGGAATCGCACGGTTCCTCATCGATGGCCTCGGTTTGCGGCGGCACCCTCGCCCTCATGGACGCGGGCGTGAAGATCAAGAGCCCGGTGGCCGGCATCGCCATGGGCCTGGTCTCGGACGGCAGCCGATTCGAGACCCTGTCGGACATCAATGGCACCGAAGACCACCTGGGCGATATGGACTTCAAGGTGTGCGGCACCGAGAAGGGCATCACCAGCTTCCAGATGGATATCAAGTTGCGCGGCCTCACCCCCGCCATCATGCAGCAGGCCCTGTCGCAAGCCAAGGCCGGCCGCCTGCATATCCTCGGCAAGATGAAAGAAGCCCTGCCGGCCGCGCGCGAGCTTTCCAAGTTCGCCCCCGCCATCCTGCAGAAGAAGATTCCCGCCGATAAGATCAAGGATCTCATCGGCCCCGGCGGCAAGGTCATCCGCGGCATCCAGGAAAGCGCCGGCGCCACCCTCAACGTGGACGATCAGGGCAACCTCACCATCTCGGCCGCGCATCGCGGCAACGCCATCATGGCTTTGAAGATGGTGAACGAGCTGTTCGCCGAAGCCGAGGTGGGCAAGGTCTACCGCGGTAAGGTGAAGGGCATCGCCACCTTCGGCGCCTTCGTGGAAATCCTGCCGGGCAAGGAAGGCCTGGTGCACATCTCCGAACTCGCCCCGACCAAGGTGGACCGCGTCGAGGACGTGCTCTCCATGGGCGACGAGGTCGAAGTGAAGTGCATCGGCGTCGACCCCCAGGGCAAGATCAAGCTTAGCCGCAAGCAGTTGTTGCTGCAGGCCTGA